The Anguilla rostrata isolate EN2019 chromosome 18, ASM1855537v3, whole genome shotgun sequence genome has a window encoding:
- the erlec1 gene encoding endoplasmic reticulum lectin 1, whose translation MYIERTLMLFWGVLELYGNIAAARGGSSHFTDEIPFKINWPGAEFTLPTGALYKEDDFVIMTTTDKEKYKCLLPSLSNGDEDEEREYAGPSPASLLEPLFKQSSCSYRIESYWTYEVCHGKHVRQYHEEKETGQKINVQEYYLGNMMKKSENSVGGANSENSEKTEGADTDKMESEKEVLTKNVEGQLTPYYPVDMGNGTPCVLKQNQPRSTSVLYVCHPEAKHEILSIAEVTTCEYEVVVLTPLLCGHPKYRFKSSPVNAIFCQAMAGSPLRPQRLSQLDKEQEELLKPPFSAAPDKEEETSPAKEELFSSTHKPLAVGGQAQIAVGTTHISRLTDEQLIKEFLSGSYCLHGGVGWWKYEFCYGKHVYQYHEDKEHGKSIVVVGNWNEEEHLEWAQKNVARSYQLREDGAQKVKVVSHFYGHGDTCDLTGKPRQVIVKLKCKESESPHAVTVYMLEPQTCQYILGVESPVICKILDTADENGFLSIPS comes from the exons ATGTACATAGAGAGGACATTAATGTTGTTTTGGGGAGTCCTGGAGCTGTATGGCAACATCGCAGCAGCAAGAGGGGGCTCCTCTCATTTTACCGATGAAATCCCCTTCAAGATCAATTGGCCCGGAGCCGAGTTTACACTG CCAACAGGAGCCCTGTACAAAGAGGACGACTTTGTCATAATGACAACCACAGACAAGGAGAAGTACAAGTGTTTGCTGCCTTCACTGTCAAACGGAgatgag GATGAAGAGAGGGAATACGCAGGGCCGAGTCCGGCATCTCTACTGGAGCCTCTGTTCAAACAGAGCAGCTGCTCATATCGG ATTGAGTCGTACTGGACATACGAGGTGTGCCACGGCAAGCACGTAAGACAGTACCACGAGGAGAAGGAGACAGGACAG AAAATCAATGTCCAGGAGTACTACCTTGGAAATATGATGAAGAAGAGTGAGAACTCCGTGGGAG GAGCTAACtctgaaaactctgaaaaaacGGAAGGAGCTGACACTGATAAAATGGAGAGTGAGAAGGAG GTGCTCACGAAAAACGTGGAGGGGCAGCTGACGCCGTACTACCCTGTGGATATGGGGAACGGGACGCCGTGTGTGCTGAAACAGAACCAGCCTCGGTCCACCTCGGTCCTGTACGTCTGTCACCCCGAAGCCAAGCACGAGATCCTGTCCATCGCCGAGGTCACCACCTGCGAGTACGAGGTGGTGGTGCTGACCCCTCTGCTCTGCGGACaccccaaatacag gttcAAGTCATCCCCAGTGAATGCCATTTTTTGCCAGGCCATGGCTGGCTCTCCCCTGCGGCCACAGCGCCTTTCCCAACTGGAtaaggagcaggaggagctcCTCAAACCTCCCTTCAGCGCTGCTCCAGACAAGGAG GAGGAGACATCCCCAGCAAAAGAGGAGCTCTTCTCCTCCACCCACAAGCCTCTTGCAGTGGGTGGTCAGGCTCAGATCGCCGTGGGAACTACCCACATCTCCCGCCTGACCGATGAGCAGCTGATCAAGGAGTTCCTCAGTGGCTCATACTGTCTGCACGGG GGAGTCGGATGGTGGAAGTATGAGTTCTGTTACGGAAAACATGTCTATCAGTATCATGAG GATAAGGAGCACGGGAAGAGTATTGTAGTGGTCGGCAACTGGAATGAAGAGGAACATCTGGAGTGGGCTCAGAAGAATGTGGCTCGCTCCTATCAGCTGAGAGAAGATGGAGCACAGAAGGTCAA GGTGGTTTCCCACTTCTATGGCCATGGGGACACATGTGACCTGACGGGGAAGCCTCGACAAGTCATTGTGAAGCTGAA gtGCAAGGAATCAGAGTCTCCTCACGCAGTGACCGTGTACATGCTGGAGCCTCAGACCTGCCAGTACATTCTGGGG GTGGAGTCACCGGTTATCTGCAAGATCCTGGACACCGCAGACGAGAACGGGTTCCTCTCCATCCCCAGCTAA